One stretch of Oncorhynchus clarkii lewisi isolate Uvic-CL-2024 chromosome 1, UVic_Ocla_1.0, whole genome shotgun sequence DNA includes these proteins:
- the LOC139415761 gene encoding C-C motif chemokine 4-like, translated as MFTPRLAMLSALVLVLSAITFTEGLRMASGPKKCCFTFADRQIPRGRVVGYTKTSQQCSNPAILFKTQAGRQVCARSSDRWVKDYINFLDSKKSGEQTPLL; from the exons ATGTTCACCCCTCGTCTTGCTATGCTGTCTGCGCTTGTTCTGGTACTCAGTGCCATCACTTTTACCGAAG gcctgcgTATGGCAAGCGGACCGAAGAAATGTTGTTTTACCTTTGCTGATCGTCAGATACCCAGAGGTAGAGTGGTGGGTTACACCAAGACCAGCCAGCAGTGCTCCAACCCAGCCATTCT GTTTAAGACTCAGGCGGGGCGACAGGTGTGTGCCAGGTCCTCAGACAGATGGGTGAAGGACTACATCAACTTCCTGGACAGCAAGAAGTCTGGGGAGCAGACACCACTCCTGTAA